In a genomic window of Pedosphaera parvula Ellin514:
- a CDS encoding response regulator transcription factor yields MAMTVSIVEDDTQARKVLAGWIARAEGFRFLSDHGSAESALEILPKEQPAVVLMDINLPGMNGVECVRRLKGILPDTQFVMLTVYEDADHIFNALAAGATGVLIETDTPS; encoded by the coding sequence ATGGCAATGACCGTATCCATCGTTGAAGACGACACCCAGGCTCGCAAGGTTCTCGCCGGTTGGATCGCTCGTGCTGAGGGATTCCGCTTTCTCAGCGATCATGGATCAGCTGAAAGTGCCCTCGAAATCCTGCCAAAGGAGCAGCCTGCCGTGGTGCTCATGGACATCAACCTCCCCGGAATGAATGGTGTCGAATGTGTCCGTCGCTTGAAGGGCATTCTGCCGGATACGCAATTCGTTATGCTTACAGTTTACGAAGATGCGGATCACATCTTCAACGCTCTCGCCGCTGGTGCCACAGGTGTACTTATTGAAACAGACACCCCGTCCTGA
- a CDS encoding helix-turn-helix transcriptional regulator, with protein sequence MKQTPRPELLAALQEVNRGGSPMASNIARRVVQSFQQTRPHASEADELSNREQEVLDLLARGYLYKEIAENLNISVATVNTYIRRVYEKLHVRSRAQAVAKYTRFAGREELPKTKT encoded by the coding sequence TTGAAACAGACACCCCGTCCTGAGTTGCTGGCAGCTCTCCAGGAAGTCAACCGTGGTGGCTCGCCCATGGCCAGCAATATTGCCCGCCGAGTCGTTCAATCCTTCCAACAAACCAGGCCTCATGCATCCGAAGCTGATGAGTTGTCGAATCGTGAACAAGAGGTGCTCGATTTGCTCGCCCGAGGCTACCTGTACAAGGAAATTGCCGAAAACTTAAACATCAGCGTGGCGACGGTGAATACCTATATTCGCCGCGTTTACGAGAAGCTGCACGTGCGTTCCAGAGCCCAGGCGGTGGCAAAGTATACCCGATTTGCCGGCCGCGAAGAGTTGCCGAAAACCAAGACATAA